A portion of the Caenorhabditis elegans chromosome III genome contains these proteins:
- the tbx-11 gene encoding Putative T-box protein 11 (Confirmed by transcript evidence), producing the protein MDQPISVTLSSTTDPLWRSCHEYDNEMVITVNGRRIFPTLEYTVTGLDTFKLYSMCMHLDLVDDKKLRFTGGQWAESVSTEKKDPPRKVWHHNGSQTGKDWMLRNVSFDQIRITNRKSKEDGNASYVHLLTQHRYIPVLTIYEGDQLVHTARIPHSQFISVTAYHKGELNTLKTNNNPYSTGSRKDRRRERQSPVYSEGTSSEKSISPPPAKKIKDMAPALPDYSVISKPNLLQSLIFPMIAEQPSTSQSPPAPPVFPFNPDLQMQMLQPFMLPQFGFPCGFPSINPFMNPFLTPFTSMFPTPTVSPDGEGVKLEPEAFVEV; encoded by the exons ATGGATCAACCAATCTCTGTTACTCTCTCTTCAACCACTGATCCTCTCTGGAGGTCTTGCCACGAATATGATAATGAAATGGTGATCACTGTCAACGGTCGCCGTATATTCCCAACTCTCGAGTACACAGTGACAGGACTTGATACTTTTAAGCTATACTCAATGTGCATGCACTTGGATTTGGTGGATGATAAGAAGCTTAGATTCACTGGAGGACAATGGGCTGAATCAGTGTCAACTGAGAAAAAGGACCCACCTCGCAAAGTTTGGCATCACAATGGATCACAAACTGGAAAGGATTGGATGCTCAGAAATGTCAGTTTCGATCAGATTAGAATCACAAATCGGAAGTCAAAGGAAGATGGCAACGCTTCGTATGTTCACTTGCTCACCCAGCACAGATACATTCCAGTTCTCACCATCTACGAAGGAGATCAGCTAGTCCATACCGCTCGTATTCCACACAGCCAATTCATCAGTGTCACTGCGTATCAT aaaggcGAACTCAACACCTTGAAAACCAATAACAATCCGTATTCAACTGGATCTCGTAAGGATCGTCGTCGTGAACGTCAATCTCCAGTCTATTCAGAAGGTACAAGCTCCGAGAAGAGCATCTCACCACCACCTGCCAAGAAAATCAAGGACATGGCACCAGCCCTCCCTGACTAttcagttatttcaaaaccaAACCTGCTCCAGTCTCTGATTTTCCCCATGATCGCCGAACAGCCAAGCACAAGCCAATCGCCCCCAGCTCCACCAGTGTTTCCATTCAATCCAGACCTCCAAATGCAAATGCTCCAGCCATTTATGCTCCCCCAATTCGGGTTCCCATGTGGATTCCCATCTATCAATCCATTCATGAATCCATTCCTCACTCCATTCACTTCAATGTTCCCAACTCCTACCGTAAGTCCAGACGGTGAAGGTGTAAAACTGGAACCGGAAGCCTTTGTTGAAGTTTAA